In Spirochaeta thermophila DSM 6578, the following proteins share a genomic window:
- a CDS encoding carbohydrate ABC transporter permease, translating into MVRKRNILKSLGFFLLVVGIVLFAFFPFLQMISTSLKYQWDWGNPSLIPRKLNLEAYAELLNIGQELKNVPESVKRLLEEQELTEEQKRAILARYRDTSDVFPFLQYFRNSLFLSSSAALLSLLIATFGAYSFSRTRYKGRGLIQRGVLFVYMFGGILLLIPLYQIFVRMGWLQTSGGTLAALLIIYLVQTLPVSLYMLGNYFRTIPFSIEEAALIDGCSRFGTIWRIIIPMSIPALFTVFIYAFMIAWNEYLFASVFLKSYKELYTLPFGLRSLYHSKNAIWDRIMAASVLTALPVIPIFMAIQKRLVAGLSAGGVKE; encoded by the coding sequence ATGGTGAGGAAACGGAACATCCTGAAGAGCCTGGGGTTCTTCCTCCTGGTCGTGGGGATCGTGCTCTTCGCGTTCTTCCCCTTCCTCCAGATGATCTCCACCTCCCTGAAATACCAGTGGGACTGGGGGAACCCCTCCCTCATCCCCCGGAAACTCAACCTCGAGGCCTACGCCGAGCTCCTCAACATCGGACAGGAACTGAAGAACGTCCCCGAGTCGGTGAAGCGGCTCCTCGAGGAGCAGGAGCTCACCGAAGAGCAGAAGAGGGCCATCCTCGCCCGGTATCGCGATACGAGTGATGTCTTCCCCTTCCTCCAGTACTTCCGCAACTCCCTCTTCCTCTCTTCGTCGGCCGCGCTCCTCTCGCTCCTGATCGCCACCTTCGGCGCCTATTCCTTCTCGCGTACGAGGTACAAGGGAAGGGGGCTCATCCAGCGCGGGGTTCTCTTCGTCTACATGTTCGGAGGAATCCTCCTGCTCATCCCCCTCTACCAGATCTTCGTACGCATGGGCTGGTTGCAGACGAGCGGAGGCACCCTCGCCGCCCTCCTCATCATCTATCTCGTACAGACTCTTCCGGTGTCCCTCTACATGCTGGGAAACTACTTCCGAACCATCCCCTTCTCCATCGAGGAAGCGGCCCTCATCGACGGATGTTCCCGGTTCGGCACCATATGGCGGATCATCATCCCCATGTCGATCCCCGCCCTCTTCACCGTGTTCATCTATGCCTTCATGATCGCCTGGAACGAATACCTCTTCGCGAGTGTGTTCCTCAAATCCTACAAAGAACTGTATACCCTCCCCTTCGGCCTCAGGTCCCTGTATCATTCGAAAAACGCGATATGGGACAGGATCATGGCGGCTTCGGTACTCACGGCCCTTCCGGTGATCCCCATATTCATGGCGATCCAGAAACGCCTGGTGGCCGGACTCTCCGCCGGAGGAGTGAAAGAGTAG
- a CDS encoding carbohydrate ABC transporter permease, translated as MIAMKRELRIEEREALLGRMLILPALLVITGLIVYPILYNIYLSFFDVHVYEANRFIGFKNYLDIVLDREFWGAFYTTIVYVIGTTLGTTLMGLLVALVMNREFPLRGLVRSLILLPYVAPLISVVFSWQFLFDPVNGIVMHTLVEQLRLLPERINLIGSPKNGIWVAVLFSIWKNFPFTYLMLLSRLQAIDQNLYEAAEIDGASALQKFWYLTLPELYFVMGAVILLRFIWNFNKFEEIFLLAPNVKVLSVYTYYTAFTGTLDLGKGAALAVVQFSILIIFILFYVRKVLKW; from the coding sequence ATGATCGCCATGAAACGGGAACTCCGCATAGAGGAACGGGAAGCGCTCCTGGGGAGGATGCTCATCCTCCCCGCGCTTCTCGTGATCACGGGACTCATCGTCTATCCCATCCTCTACAATATCTATCTGAGTTTCTTCGACGTCCATGTCTACGAAGCGAACCGTTTCATCGGCTTCAAGAACTACCTCGATATCGTCCTCGACAGGGAGTTCTGGGGAGCCTTCTACACCACCATCGTCTACGTGATAGGGACGACCCTGGGCACCACCCTCATGGGCCTCCTGGTCGCCCTGGTGATGAACCGGGAATTCCCCCTCCGGGGGCTCGTGCGGAGCCTCATCCTCCTTCCCTACGTGGCCCCGCTCATCTCCGTGGTATTCTCCTGGCAATTCCTCTTCGACCCCGTCAACGGCATCGTGATGCACACCCTGGTGGAGCAGCTCCGCCTGCTTCCCGAACGGATCAACCTCATAGGCTCTCCCAAGAATGGAATATGGGTGGCCGTACTCTTCAGCATCTGGAAGAACTTCCCCTTCACCTATCTCATGCTCCTCTCACGGCTCCAGGCCATCGATCAGAACCTCTACGAAGCGGCTGAGATAGACGGTGCCTCGGCCCTCCAGAAGTTCTGGTACCTGACCCTCCCCGAGCTCTACTTCGTCATGGGCGCCGTGATCCTGCTGCGTTTCATCTGGAACTTCAACAAGTTCGAGGAGATATTCCTCCTCGCCCCCAACGTGAAGGTCCTCTCGGTGTACACCTACTACACCGCGTTCACCGGCACCCTCGACCTCGGAAAAGGTGCGGCCCTGGCCGTGGTACAGTTCTCCATCCTCATCATCTTCATACTGTTCTATGTGAGGAAGGTACTCAAATGGTGA
- a CDS encoding ABC transporter substrate-binding protein, which produces MRTRPYALLVMIGLILLVTACGKQEARKPQEPVAFEFWTSQTQSDRMATIQLLVDTFQATHPEITINVIPVEENDLPTQIHAASAAGTLPGLVEMGAENAVAFGAEGLLDTAAGTRVIEKVGKDRFYEGALKLVDDGSGTYYAVPFHGWVQGLWYRIDWFEEAGLKPPSTWEDMLEAARYFYKPEENQYGILVGTKPEVYAEQCFTHIALSNNARLFDRDGNLIFDSPEMREAIEFYAELAKYTPPGPQTWRARDYYFQNKLAMFFYSTYIMDDLALAEVAQGSLTGENFPELTGAEFDPELVNKTGFVPIITHTQPAGYGVVVTMGITKGLSEAQLSAVETFLLYLFSENAYVSYLHMAPGGMNPTIEGIAETDRFLEDPRGVYKRFGKEKLAQIISGLNSIQTFSIVEGRRIEAASTIFSKQIIPQMIYAITQEGVPIDQAMREAEQKMREIVEGR; this is translated from the coding sequence ATGAGAACACGTCCATACGCGCTTCTTGTCATGATCGGCCTCATCCTTCTCGTGACCGCATGCGGCAAGCAGGAGGCACGGAAGCCACAGGAGCCCGTGGCCTTCGAGTTCTGGACCTCGCAGACACAATCGGACAGGATGGCCACGATCCAGCTCCTGGTCGATACCTTCCAGGCCACCCATCCGGAGATCACCATCAACGTGATCCCTGTGGAGGAGAACGATCTTCCCACTCAGATCCACGCAGCCTCGGCCGCGGGTACCCTCCCCGGCCTCGTGGAGATGGGAGCAGAGAACGCCGTGGCCTTCGGGGCCGAAGGGCTCCTCGACACCGCGGCGGGCACCCGTGTGATCGAGAAGGTGGGCAAGGACAGGTTCTACGAGGGGGCTCTCAAGCTGGTGGACGACGGGAGCGGCACCTACTACGCGGTCCCCTTCCACGGGTGGGTCCAGGGGCTCTGGTACAGGATCGACTGGTTCGAGGAGGCGGGGCTGAAACCGCCCTCCACCTGGGAGGACATGCTCGAGGCAGCCCGATACTTCTACAAACCGGAAGAGAATCAATACGGCATCCTGGTGGGGACGAAACCCGAGGTCTATGCAGAGCAGTGTTTCACCCACATCGCCCTCTCCAACAACGCGAGGCTTTTCGACAGGGACGGCAACCTCATCTTCGATTCCCCCGAGATGCGTGAGGCAATCGAGTTCTACGCCGAACTCGCGAAGTACACCCCGCCCGGTCCCCAGACATGGAGGGCGAGGGACTACTACTTCCAGAACAAGCTCGCCATGTTCTTCTACTCCACCTATATCATGGACGACCTCGCCCTCGCCGAAGTGGCGCAGGGCTCGCTCACCGGCGAGAACTTCCCCGAACTCACCGGGGCCGAGTTCGATCCCGAGCTCGTGAACAAGACCGGATTCGTACCCATCATCACCCACACACAGCCTGCAGGCTACGGGGTGGTGGTGACCATGGGCATCACGAAAGGCCTGAGCGAAGCACAGCTCTCTGCGGTTGAGACATTCCTCCTCTACCTCTTTTCCGAGAACGCCTATGTCTCCTACCTCCACATGGCTCCCGGCGGCATGAACCCCACCATAGAAGGGATCGCGGAGACAGACCGCTTCCTCGAGGATCCACGGGGTGTCTACAAACGGTTCGGGAAGGAGAAGCTCGCCCAAATCATCTCCGGACTCAACAGTATCCAGACCTTCAGCATCGTGGAAGGCAGGCGGATAGAGGCGGCCAGCACCATCTTCAGCAAACAGATCATCCCACAGATGATCTATGCCATCACGCAGGAGGGAGTCCCCATCGATCAGGCGATGCGTGAAGCCGAACAGAAGATGAGAGAGATAGTGGAAGGCCGGTGA
- a CDS encoding Gx transporter family protein, giving the protein MRESPARLMDLTAFLGALSMFCATLEYLVPKPLPYLRLGLANIPLILALPLLPFRYYLLLILTKAAGQALVNGTLASYVFLFSLGGSAASGLAMYAIFRLFRSSVSPVGLSTVGALVSNAVQLALSVWFIFGPSSIVIAPLFLTVGTGSGLAVGLLTLAFVRSSTWYRSLHEQAADHPPA; this is encoded by the coding sequence ATGAGGGAGTCCCCTGCTCGGCTCATGGACCTCACCGCCTTCCTGGGCGCCCTGTCCATGTTCTGCGCCACCCTCGAGTACCTCGTACCCAAACCCCTCCCCTACCTCAGACTCGGGCTGGCCAACATCCCTCTCATCCTCGCCCTTCCCCTCCTCCCCTTCCGCTACTACCTCCTCCTCATCCTCACCAAGGCCGCCGGCCAAGCCCTCGTGAACGGGACCCTCGCCTCCTATGTCTTCCTCTTCTCGCTCGGGGGGTCCGCCGCGAGCGGCCTTGCCATGTACGCCATCTTCCGACTCTTCCGCTCTTCGGTGAGCCCCGTGGGACTCAGCACGGTAGGCGCCCTGGTGAGCAACGCCGTGCAGCTCGCCCTTTCGGTGTGGTTCATATTCGGCCCCTCTTCCATCGTCATCGCCCCCCTCTTCCTCACCGTTGGCACGGGGAGCGGCCTCGCGGTGGGCCTCCTCACCCTGGCCTTCGTACGATCCTCGACCTGGTACAGGAGCCTCCATGAACAAGCTGCAGACCATCCTCCTGCATGA
- a CDS encoding FMN-binding glutamate synthase family protein → MNLRRPNANEATATFNRSRNVVPMSGLCSRCVDGCRGGCEVWLASFRGREVLYPGPFGEVTAGADKDYPVDYSHLNIHGYASGAKGIENPSPDTAIFPNVETETEYGWSKKVKMRVPIFTGALGSTDIARINWEHFAVGAAISGITIVCGENVCGVDPQLELDKNGKVKNSPEMDRRITTYRRYHEGYGEILVQMNVEDTRLGVAEYIIGKHGIKTIELKWGQGAKCIGGEIRVKSLERALELKRRGYVVTPDPENPAIQAAYKDGAIHEFERHSRLGFVDKESFFAEVDRLRKLGFERITLKTGAYAMTELAKALRWGAEAQLDLITIDGAPGGTGMSPWPMMNEWGIPTFYLEALAYEFAQKLSAKGLRVPDLAIAGGFSSEDGVFKAIAMGAPYVKAVCMGRALMIPGMVGKNLEHWAKNNDLPKTVAQYGTTKEEIFVTYEELKAKYGDEVDKFPWGAIGIYTYAQKFKVGLQQLMAGSRNFTLSSISRKDLMALTEEAARISGIPYVMDAYREEAERILEG, encoded by the coding sequence ATGAATCTGCGCAGGCCGAACGCGAATGAAGCAACGGCAACATTCAACCGCTCACGAAATGTGGTGCCCATGTCCGGTCTCTGCAGTCGGTGTGTAGACGGGTGCCGCGGCGGGTGCGAGGTGTGGCTCGCCTCGTTCCGGGGAAGGGAGGTCCTCTATCCCGGCCCGTTCGGAGAGGTGACCGCCGGGGCGGACAAGGACTACCCGGTGGACTACTCGCACCTCAACATACACGGGTATGCGAGCGGGGCGAAAGGGATCGAGAACCCGAGTCCCGATACCGCGATCTTCCCGAACGTGGAGACCGAGACCGAGTACGGGTGGTCGAAGAAGGTGAAGATGCGGGTACCCATTTTCACGGGGGCGCTCGGTTCCACCGACATCGCCCGGATCAACTGGGAACACTTCGCGGTGGGAGCGGCCATCTCAGGGATCACCATCGTGTGTGGGGAGAACGTGTGCGGTGTCGATCCGCAGCTCGAGTTGGACAAGAACGGGAAGGTGAAGAACTCGCCCGAGATGGATCGCCGCATCACCACCTACAGGCGCTACCATGAGGGGTATGGAGAGATCCTCGTCCAGATGAACGTGGAGGACACCCGTCTGGGTGTGGCCGAGTACATCATCGGGAAGCACGGGATCAAGACCATTGAGCTCAAGTGGGGTCAGGGAGCCAAGTGTATCGGCGGTGAGATCAGGGTGAAGTCCCTGGAGCGCGCCCTCGAACTCAAGAGGCGGGGCTACGTGGTCACCCCTGATCCGGAGAACCCTGCGATCCAGGCCGCGTACAAGGATGGAGCCATCCACGAGTTCGAGCGGCATTCGCGCCTCGGTTTCGTGGACAAGGAGAGCTTTTTCGCCGAGGTCGATCGGCTGCGGAAACTGGGATTCGAGCGGATCACCCTCAAGACCGGTGCCTATGCCATGACCGAGCTCGCGAAGGCCCTCAGGTGGGGTGCCGAGGCCCAGCTCGATCTCATCACCATAGACGGTGCGCCGGGCGGTACCGGCATGAGCCCGTGGCCCATGATGAACGAGTGGGGAATCCCCACCTTCTACCTCGAGGCCCTCGCCTATGAGTTTGCTCAGAAGCTCTCCGCCAAGGGGCTGCGGGTGCCCGATCTCGCGATCGCGGGCGGGTTCTCTTCTGAGGACGGGGTGTTCAAGGCCATCGCCATGGGTGCTCCCTATGTGAAGGCCGTGTGTATGGGCCGGGCACTCATGATCCCCGGCATGGTGGGCAAGAATCTCGAACACTGGGCGAAGAACAACGACCTGCCCAAGACCGTGGCGCAGTACGGTACCACCAAGGAGGAGATCTTCGTCACCTACGAGGAACTCAAGGCCAAGTATGGAGACGAAGTGGACAAGTTCCCCTGGGGTGCCATCGGGATCTACACCTATGCACAGAAGTTCAAGGTGGGACTCCAGCAGCTCATGGCGGGAAGTCGCAACTTCACCCTCTCCTCGATCTCCCGGAAGGATCTCATGGCCCTCACCGAGGAGGCGGCCCGGATTTCCGGAATCCCCTATGTCATGGATGCCTATCGCGAAGAGGCGGAGCGGATCCTGGAGGGGTGA
- a CDS encoding polysaccharide deacetylase family protein: MNTKTLGLCIAAAVLLVGACGTQPASREATPASGGTQVKLVALTFDDGPDPVMTPRVLDKLEKYGVKATFFLIGQLVNDRTKPVLDRMVAMGCEFGNHSWEWESLNNKTAEEIRESVEKTSKVIEQYTGQRPRFFRPPNLAVSDTMYEVIDLPFASGILAFDWAGQNTTAEQRAKNVLDAVRDGAIILMHDVQPEPHPTPEALDIIIPELLSQGYEFVTLSELFERKAVDPRSKTHDMWVFVE, from the coding sequence ATGAACACGAAAACCTTGGGCCTCTGTATCGCCGCCGCCGTCCTCCTCGTCGGGGCATGCGGGACCCAACCCGCCTCGAGGGAGGCCACACCCGCTTCCGGAGGTACACAGGTGAAACTCGTCGCCCTCACCTTCGACGACGGACCCGATCCGGTGATGACCCCTCGCGTCCTGGACAAACTCGAGAAGTACGGGGTGAAAGCCACGTTCTTCCTCATCGGTCAACTGGTGAACGATCGAACGAAACCGGTGCTCGATCGCATGGTTGCCATGGGATGTGAGTTCGGGAACCACTCGTGGGAGTGGGAAAGCCTGAACAACAAAACGGCTGAAGAGATCAGGGAGTCGGTGGAGAAGACGAGCAAGGTGATAGAACAGTACACAGGTCAGCGGCCTCGATTCTTCAGACCCCCCAACCTCGCGGTGAGCGACACCATGTACGAGGTGATCGACCTGCCCTTTGCGAGCGGCATCCTCGCCTTCGACTGGGCGGGCCAGAACACCACCGCCGAACAGCGGGCGAAGAACGTCCTCGACGCAGTCCGCGACGGCGCCATCATCCTCATGCACGACGTCCAGCCCGAACCCCATCCCACACCCGAGGCCCTCGACATCATCATCCCCGAACTCCTCTCGCAGGGGTACGAGTTCGTCACCCTGAGCGAGCTCTTCGAGCGGAAAGCCGTTGACCCACGTTCGAAGACTCACGACATGTGGGTCTTCGTGGAATGA
- a CDS encoding AzlC family ABC transporter permease gives MRVRKAQVRRGKPRSLFVRGLFASLPVVVGYLPVGMTFGLAAVGTGFPAWTAALTSALVFAGASQFVLVSLLPQGLLPAVVLPLFLNLRHVVYTGIVARRIPLSRPALTLAGLTDEVFAVALQGPAEERFLQGVALGAYLAWVGGTALGAFGGAALLVGSPIEGSLVFSLTALFFVLVIPSVQEGRLRAVFWGAGIGLVFHVLGLSSLGVLAAGLATPLVLRGRR, from the coding sequence ATGCGTGTTCGTAAAGCTCAGGTGCGGAGGGGGAAACCCCGATCCCTCTTCGTCCGGGGGCTCTTCGCGAGCCTCCCCGTGGTGGTCGGCTATCTGCCGGTGGGGATGACCTTCGGACTTGCGGCCGTGGGCACGGGGTTCCCGGCCTGGACGGCAGCGCTCACCTCCGCCCTCGTTTTCGCCGGGGCGAGCCAGTTCGTGTTGGTCTCCCTGCTCCCCCAGGGGCTCCTACCGGCGGTGGTGCTCCCTCTCTTTCTCAACCTTCGGCACGTGGTCTACACGGGGATCGTCGCGAGGCGCATCCCCCTCTCGCGCCCTGCACTCACGCTGGCCGGACTCACCGACGAGGTCTTTGCGGTGGCCCTCCAAGGGCCTGCCGAGGAGCGCTTCCTCCAGGGTGTGGCGTTGGGGGCCTACCTCGCATGGGTGGGGGGGACGGCCCTCGGTGCCTTCGGTGGAGCCGCCCTCCTCGTGGGGTCCCCGATCGAGGGCTCGCTCGTGTTCTCTCTCACCGCGCTCTTCTTCGTGCTCGTCATCCCCTCGGTGCAGGAGGGACGGCTCCGGGCGGTGTTCTGGGGGGCCGGGATAGGGTTGGTCTTCCACGTGCTGGGACTCTCGTCGCTGGGGGTGCTCGCGGCCGGGCTTGCCACTCCGCTCGTGCTGAGGGGGAGGCGCTGA
- a CDS encoding AzlD domain-containing protein, which yields MDRYAAILLVAVGTYLIRLLPFFRKEGTGEGMERVLKDSAAAVMAALWISSFVSLPLEGWPLVRDGLALLGVLGSYLLWRRMGVSVLVGVGLHALLSLWGG from the coding sequence ATGGACCGGTACGCAGCGATTCTCCTGGTGGCGGTGGGCACCTACCTCATCCGCCTGCTCCCGTTCTTCCGGAAGGAGGGCACGGGTGAGGGGATGGAGCGGGTGTTGAAGGACTCGGCTGCGGCGGTGATGGCCGCGCTCTGGATCTCCTCGTTCGTCTCGCTTCCACTCGAGGGGTGGCCCCTCGTGCGTGACGGACTGGCCCTCCTGGGGGTATTGGGCTCCTATCTCCTCTGGCGGAGGATGGGGGTTTCGGTCCTCGTGGGGGTGGGACTCCACGCCCTCCTTTCCCTGTGGGGGGGATGA
- a CDS encoding thymidine phosphorylase, giving the protein MRIVDIIVKKRDGGELSAGEIASLVRGYVAGEVPDYQVAAWLMAVFFRGMGPQEVSALTREMMRSGRVLSFPGLRCVDKHSTGGVGDKISLPLAPAVAACGVPVPMMSGRALGHTGGTLDKMESIPGYRTVLSPEEVERLLGECGYAMFGQTEQMVPADRKLYALRDVTGTVESIPLITASILSKKCAEGAQGLVFDVKTGSGAFMKREEDARSLARSLVEGARELGREAVALVTDMSQPLGRMVGNFLEVEEAVEVLRGGGPADVRELVCVLGGEMLVLGGKAASLEEGRRMIGEVLDDGRAYERWVKNVGAQGGDVEELERRLGKWRAPVVREVRAVEEGVVGAVDAYRVGLAGVVLGVGRSRVEDAVLPDVGVECVRKRGERVARGEVLARVYARDETRAEEAARMVGEAYRVGEETPSGSLVLERISP; this is encoded by the coding sequence ATGCGGATCGTCGATATCATCGTGAAGAAGCGCGACGGGGGGGAACTCTCGGCGGGGGAGATCGCCTCGCTCGTGCGGGGTTATGTGGCGGGCGAGGTGCCAGATTATCAGGTGGCGGCCTGGCTCATGGCGGTGTTCTTCCGCGGGATGGGGCCGCAGGAGGTCTCGGCCCTCACCCGGGAGATGATGAGGTCGGGCAGGGTGCTCTCCTTTCCCGGCCTGAGGTGTGTGGACAAACACTCCACGGGCGGGGTGGGTGACAAGATCTCCCTTCCGCTCGCCCCTGCGGTGGCTGCCTGCGGGGTGCCGGTGCCCATGATGAGTGGGAGGGCCCTGGGTCACACGGGAGGTACGTTGGACAAGATGGAGTCCATCCCGGGCTACAGGACGGTCCTCTCTCCGGAGGAGGTGGAACGTCTCCTCGGCGAGTGCGGGTATGCGATGTTCGGGCAGACCGAACAGATGGTGCCCGCAGACCGCAAACTCTACGCCCTCAGGGATGTGACGGGCACGGTGGAGTCGATCCCCCTCATCACGGCGAGTATCCTCTCCAAGAAGTGCGCCGAGGGTGCGCAGGGCTTGGTCTTCGACGTGAAGACCGGGAGCGGGGCTTTCATGAAGAGGGAGGAGGACGCCCGATCGCTCGCCCGGTCGCTGGTGGAGGGGGCGCGGGAGCTGGGGAGGGAGGCGGTGGCCCTTGTGACCGATATGAGTCAACCGCTCGGTCGGATGGTGGGGAACTTCCTGGAGGTGGAGGAGGCCGTGGAGGTGCTGCGTGGGGGTGGGCCTGCGGATGTGCGGGAGCTGGTGTGCGTGTTGGGGGGCGAGATGCTGGTGTTGGGGGGAAAGGCTGCCTCGCTGGAAGAGGGGCGTCGGATGATAGGCGAGGTCCTGGACGACGGACGGGCCTACGAGCGCTGGGTGAAGAATGTGGGGGCGCAGGGCGGGGATGTGGAGGAGCTCGAGCGGCGGCTGGGGAAGTGGCGGGCGCCGGTGGTGCGGGAGGTGCGGGCGGTCGAGGAGGGGGTGGTGGGTGCGGTGGATGCGTACCGGGTGGGGCTGGCGGGGGTGGTGCTGGGGGTGGGGAGGAGCAGGGTGGAGGATGCGGTGTTGCCGGATGTGGGGGTGGAGTGTGTGCGGAAACGGGGGGAGCGTGTGGCGCGGGGAGAGGTGCTCGCGCGGGTGTATGCGCGGGACGAGACGAGGGCGGAGGAGGCGGCGAGGATGGTGGGGGAGGCGTACCGGGTAGGGGAGGAGACCCCGTCCGGCTCGCTCGTACTGGAACGGATTTCGCCATGA
- the recJ gene encoding single-stranded-DNA-specific exonuclease RecJ yields the protein MARWQKPPIDKNRVLGISERFGLDLLTSTILVRRGLDSPEELSFFMERHLRYLHNPFLFEDMPLAVERVIQAKEERERILVFGDRDADGISSTVLLTEFLEEMGMEVDWRVPMGDEQYGLSLDAVEEHARNGGSLIITVDCGISSVREITRAAELGLDVIVLDHHEPKEELPPAYAIIDPKVEGAGYPFRDLAGCGVVAKFLWALTFGLTDHFNQEVSLLNIRPGNEAYIVEVIRTENLIELDRVQESIVPGMVPVDRTRIYDLIAQSPIYVYDLPLQQRLFQATFGRGVELQAFDLKPLVERLYPSLKGRSLLRLKDRSRGALYREKPPEEIDVLFSLFQAVLMEETGVLRSMERVMDLVGLGTLADLMPLRNENRILVREGLVRLSDPERPGLRALMARQKLLGKKLAPRDVLWQVGPVINASGRMGSPDVAVRLLLCRDSAEAEALGDELLKLNDERKRLGEDLWQRIQPQAYESFTRFKEKFVLVYHDAVQRGVTGILAARLAQKFKVPAAILAPLEEEGRLVGSLRSFQGVGVLNLLTACEDLLMEYGGHDFAAGFSLHPERLEEFIERLVEVVEDLGLPLRDEEPLIIDAEIPPSWMTPDIMKVVEFFAPYGEQNPPLRLLYREAVVRDIQFIGRNGQPHVKFHLAMGGSLWPAVYWGASDKVNVEFSENDEVDVVFTPTWNTFQNQETIQLTVVDMKRCEGS from the coding sequence GTGGCACGCTGGCAGAAACCGCCTATCGATAAGAACAGGGTGCTCGGAATCTCCGAACGGTTCGGACTCGACCTTCTCACCTCCACCATCCTGGTGAGGAGGGGGCTCGACTCTCCCGAGGAACTTTCCTTCTTCATGGAACGACACCTCCGATACCTGCACAACCCTTTCCTGTTCGAAGATATGCCCCTTGCCGTGGAACGCGTGATCCAGGCGAAGGAGGAGAGGGAACGTATACTCGTCTTCGGGGACAGGGATGCGGACGGGATCAGCTCCACCGTGCTCCTCACGGAGTTCCTCGAGGAGATGGGTATGGAGGTGGACTGGCGGGTCCCCATGGGGGACGAACAGTACGGGCTTTCCCTCGATGCAGTGGAGGAACATGCCCGGAACGGGGGATCGCTCATCATCACCGTGGACTGCGGCATCTCCAGTGTGCGGGAGATCACGAGAGCTGCCGAGCTCGGTCTCGACGTCATCGTTCTCGACCACCACGAACCCAAGGAGGAACTCCCTCCCGCCTACGCCATCATCGATCCCAAGGTGGAGGGGGCCGGTTACCCGTTCCGCGATCTGGCCGGATGCGGTGTGGTGGCGAAGTTCCTCTGGGCTCTCACCTTCGGCCTCACCGACCACTTCAACCAGGAGGTGAGCCTCCTCAATATACGGCCGGGTAACGAGGCCTACATAGTGGAAGTGATACGCACCGAGAACCTCATAGAGCTCGACAGGGTGCAGGAATCGATCGTACCGGGCATGGTCCCGGTGGACCGCACCAGAATCTACGATCTCATCGCCCAGTCCCCCATCTACGTGTACGATCTGCCGCTCCAGCAGCGGCTTTTCCAGGCTACGTTCGGCAGGGGCGTGGAACTCCAGGCCTTCGACCTCAAGCCGCTGGTGGAACGCCTCTACCCCTCGCTGAAGGGCAGGAGCCTCCTCAGATTGAAGGACAGGTCCCGGGGCGCCCTCTACAGGGAGAAGCCTCCCGAGGAGATCGACGTCCTCTTCTCCCTCTTTCAGGCCGTACTCATGGAGGAGACCGGGGTGCTCCGCTCCATGGAGCGGGTGATGGACCTGGTGGGGCTGGGAACGCTCGCCGATCTCATGCCCCTCAGGAACGAGAACCGGATCCTGGTGAGAGAGGGGCTCGTCCGTCTCTCCGATCCGGAACGGCCGGGGCTCAGGGCCCTCATGGCACGTCAGAAACTCCTGGGCAAGAAGCTCGCTCCCCGGGACGTGCTCTGGCAGGTGGGGCCGGTCATCAATGCCTCGGGACGGATGGGATCTCCGGACGTGGCGGTGCGTCTCCTCCTCTGTCGGGACTCTGCCGAAGCGGAGGCCCTGGGTGATGAGCTCCTCAAGCTCAACGACGAACGGAAGCGACTCGGGGAGGACCTGTGGCAGAGGATACAGCCCCAGGCCTACGAGAGTTTCACCCGGTTCAAAGAGAAGTTCGTGCTCGTGTATCACGATGCGGTCCAGCGGGGCGTCACCGGGATCCTCGCGGCCCGGCTCGCCCAGAAATTCAAGGTACCCGCCGCCATTCTGGCCCCCCTCGAAGAAGAGGGGAGGCTCGTGGGTTCCTTGAGAAGCTTCCAGGGCGTAGGGGTGCTCAATCTTCTCACGGCATGCGAGGACCTCCTCATGGAGTATGGCGGTCACGACTTCGCCGCAGGATTTTCCCTGCACCCCGAGCGCCTGGAGGAGTTCATCGAGCGACTCGTCGAGGTGGTGGAGGACCTGGGGCTTCCGCTTCGCGATGAGGAACCGCTCATCATCGACGCCGAGATACCTCCCTCATGGATGACGCCCGATATCATGAAGGTGGTGGAGTTCTTCGCCCCGTACGGGGAGCAGAACCCCCCCCTCAGGTTGCTCTACCGGGAGGCCGTGGTCCGTGACATCCAGTTCATCGGCCGCAACGGACAGCCGCACGTCAAGTTCCACCTCGCCATGGGAGGCTCTCTCTGGCCTGCCGTGTATTGGGGGGCGTCGGACAAGGTGAACGTGGAGTTTTCCGAGAACGACGAAGTGGACGTGGTGTTCACCCCCACATGGAACACCTTTCAGAACCAGGAGACCATCCAGCTCACGGTCGTGGACATGAAGCGATGCGAAGGATCCTGA